In the Podarcis muralis chromosome 15, rPodMur119.hap1.1, whole genome shotgun sequence genome, ATCATTAGCATTTTATGTACTGAATTGGTGCCATCCTGCTTTTGTCTGGTGTATGAGCTGGGACCATATAAGCCTTGGGTCATGGCTGTCTTTAGTGCCAAAAAAGTTGTGCCATCTTCTCCCCCATGTAAAATATGTACAGCAGGTGCCAAGGGATGGGTGTGCAGCCTGTTCCTGTTGCATAATGGGAATCATGAGCCACTGCATCCTTCCCTAGTTCAGGTGGGGCTAATTTGGGCCGAGGGTGGATTGCCCAGCACTTGTGTCCTCAGTGCTAAGTTGATATTATTGTAGTGTGTGGACTATAGAAGAGGAGGTACAATGGGCCACCCAGGGTACCTCTTCTATTCTCTTCTGCTTGTCCAGGTGTATAAGGATAAACCAGTTCAACCCAAGAGACCCCCTGCTGGAGCGGGCATGTTTGGAGAGCAACGTGGACTTCAGCAGCCTTGGATTACCAAAGGAGATGACCATTTGGGTCGATCCATTTGATGTATGCTGCAGGTGAGCTCTTGGTGTGTTTGAAGGGCCTTACTAAAAAGAGTTGATGGAGTGGGACGTCTTTGGATAAGAAAATTGCCGCCAGGCCATTGCCCAATCCATCTCAGTACCTTGGCAAAAGGttccccagagtttcagacagaatCTGTTGGTGCTGGGGGTTgtacctgggaacttctgcatgcagagcagatgttctgtcactgagctacagtctggCCAATTGCTAAGCCTTGAGCGCAGGACTGTGCGATGTGTCACAaagcaaagaaggaggtggaatgTAGTCCCTGCTCAAGGCATCTGGGGTTCTGTGTGTTTGTCTTTTGTACTGGCTGGCTGTTTCCTCCTTGCATTAAGCTCTACTTTTGCAGAGAGGGGAAAAATGTGATATAGGGGAGTGGCAGACCCTGGCACCTCAAATTGCACTGGTGCCCTGGGCGATGCTAAAATCCAGCAGCCCTCCCACCTCTTGCTTTCCATTGGATTCATAGTTGGGGTGCCTGCTGTGGGGGCCCCAAAAGCTCCACACCCAGTGCAACCGAACTGATCGCTTTCCCTTAGATCTGTCTTTGATAAAGGGATTCTGAAGGCTGATGCAGCAACATTGCTAAGGTGTAGaaaacatttggccctccagatgtggccaaagtacaactcccattatcccatacgtgctgaggctgatgggaattgtagttcagccacatctggagggccaaaagctcCCCCTGTCTAGTATGGGGCCTCCCCCTCAGGAAGGTCTGGCCCAGGACATTTTCCCACCTGAGGTGAAAGACAAGTGTCCTcctcattccacatacagaagttAACTGGATTAACATTTGAAATATTTCCTCAGCACTGAAGATGGAACACCAGGAGTGTCAGGTTAGATGAGGGGGCTTAAGAGAGCCTGTAGGACAACAAAGGGGAATGGATGGAGTGGGAAGCGTAGAAGAAATAGCCGGGGGTGGCTGCTGCAAACCAGCACTAAGGGCCtgctgaggcagttgcctcattctATCTACCTCAAGGAAGAGATGGCCCTACGTATAGGGCTATTGTAAGGATAACTACTAGATGGAAAACAAGTAAACTGAAGTACTTTGTGTTGGAAGCTGAGCTGCAACTTGGCTTGCTTAGATGGATCTGCAGGAGGTTAAGGCAGACGGAGTGGGAGACCTCCATATTCCTAGACTGTCTCTGTCCTTTGATCTCTGTACAGTGGCATAGGACAGGTTGCTGGTGCCCAGGGTGGGGAAAGGGTAGCCCGGCGGTGCTGGGCCGTCGCCAAGGAAGCTGCCTCTGCAGCTCCCTCGCACGCCAGAGCCCAGCAGAGGAGTGGCACGGTGCTATTATCAATACACTCCTTGGTGGGTGCTGGTGATGCCTGCCCCCTCTTTTTTGGACAACCCAAGGACGGGGCACACACAGGCTTCTCTTCACTGGCTGTGAGGAGAAGGAGGTGGGGTGAGGGATCCTGTTGTGGGGGCACCTCATTGCACCCTTTCAAAATCATACACCCAGAGCCATGGCccctttgcgccccccccccacattccacCTCTGCTGATGTATTCCTTGAAGTCAAAGtgatgtgtgtaaaattgcatccTCTTTCATGTATGCCTACCTTCTCACACTTTTATCTGGGTCTCTTCTGAGAACCGAGGTCAAGCGTGGCTTCCTTGTTTCTCCAGCTCATTAGTTAGCTAGTACTATGGAACTGATTCTTATCAAGAATGCACTCCCCTTAACGAGCATAAGCTTTCTTATTTTATACCAGTTCTCAGTCTAAATCCCTTCCAATTTAGCCCCATAGGCTAACACTTTGAATGCTCTGACTGCCAATCAATGCTAGGACTCCACCTTTAGTATTGATGTAGCCTGCagttggggacgtgggtggcactgtgggttaaaccacagagcctaggacttgccgatcagaaggttggcggttcgaatccccgtgatggggtgagctcctgttgctcagtccctgctcctgccaatctagcagttcgaaagcacgtcaaagtgcaagtagataaataggtactactccagcggcatttccgtgcgctgctctggttcgccacaagggcttagtcatgctggccacatgaccctgaagctgtacgccggctctctcggccaataaagtgagatgagcgctgcaacccgagagtcggtcacgactggacctaatggtcaggggtccctttaccttttttagcctGCAATTGGAGCCATCCCATGCAAActtggactggatgaatcccataAGGAAGATGGCTTCGCTGCCTATAACTGCTTGGTGAGCCTTGaccttctctctttccttctctatgTCTAGATATGGGGAGAATAACCAGCCTTTTACAGTGGCTCACTTTGAAGAGGACAAAAAGGACCACGATGTCCCTCAGCTCATCAGGCAGGCTGTGGATAAGGCAGAGGCCCTGGACTGCCCCTCCAGCATCTGCTCTGATGAGGAGGGCGCCACTGTCGAGCCCCAAAACATCCCCACCGTGAGCAACCCAAACAGCGTCTACCAGGTGAGAGAGCAGCTCGCCATGGATGAGTAGTGAGTAGCTTTCGTCTGCTTTCTCTCAATGCTTTTGCTGCTAGGACTGACTGGGGCATGgcagataataatgataataataattttattatttattccttacccatctggctgggtttcttggCGTGCCTGTCTAGGGGGAACCTCCATCCTGCAAGCTTAATTAGTCTCAGTGGaggtccttgtttgtttgttttttttagaacaggatttcccaaactagtttttggactacgattcccatcattcctgaccactggtcctgctagctagggatgatgggagctgtagtccaacaacagctggaacaCTGATTTAGAGTGTTTGTACCCTGCTCTTCTGCCAAGAAGGCCTTCAGAGTGACAACGTATAATTGAAACAAGACAATCCCTGCCTGCAGGGTGacattctaaaaaataaaaaataaaacatggcatgcaaggagaggggggaaatcaaactCTGACACCAATTCTTAAGCAGTTGTTATCATAATgaccagcttggggggggggcagttcctGATGAAGCTGGTCCTTCAGCAAAGCTGATGGAATGAGCTTCTCATCTCTCCCAATATGGCGGTGTGATGGACTAGCTGCCCCCAGgtgatggaggggagagaggaggcctGATGGACCAGTcacagcagagctgatggagtgAGCTCAGCTTCCCATCTCTTCCACTGAGGCAGCCTCATTTGGCCGGTGAGGCTGTTTCCCTGCCTGCAAGCCATATCCACTTACCACAACGTGCAACATCAGGGGTAGAGGGTGGGTAAAGATGCAACTGCAAAGGAACAGCTGGGAGCTGAAAGGGTGCTTATGGTGGTTCCTTGGCAAGGGGCTTCACTCACGGCATGTGCCAGCACTGAATGCCCTTTGAAATAACCCTGACCCGCAAGTGGATGCTGTTTCTTGGCAGACACCTTTGTGGGACTGCAGAGGGGGACATGTGCCTTTTAAGGTGCTGTTTGGGTTCTTTCCAACCAAgttccactcagagtagacctgctggAAGTAATGCACCTAAGTCAGCTGCACCCATTAATTTTGGTGAGCAGAGCTTGCAAGGATACACCCATTTGAATTCAAAGGGTACCTGCAGAGAGAGAAGGCTGGGCTTGCTGTCAGCTGATTAGCATGGACAATGAGCCCTTTTCAAGACAAGCTGTTCTGCTCACCTGTAGGCCAGTTCTTGATCAAGAccttaggctgaaaaaggtttcccatccctgctctacagtTTTAaagaacatatacagtggtatctcgggttacagatgcttcaggttacagactccactaactcagaaatagtgcttcaggttaagaacaggaaatcgggctctggcggtgcggcggcagtgggaggccccattagctaaagtggtgcttcaggttaagaagagtttcaggttaagaacggacccccagaacgaattaagttcttaacctgaggtaccactgtatatagaagggAACAAACCTGTTATACGCATATTAAAGGGGGAATAGCAGGGAAGCGGCCAGAATGAGGCCATTTTAAAATATAGATGTTCCTGGAACCAATGGGCTCTTAGAATGGTTTCCATATGAAACTGTCTTATACCGAATCAGccccttggcccatctagctcagtaatgcctacactgactggtagctgctctccagggtttcaggcaggtgtgTCTCAGGGCTACCTAGAGATGGCCGGGATTAAACGTAGGACTTTTCGCACGCAAACCAAGTTAGCAAAGTAACTTAAACAACACAGGCGAAACCCAGAGATGAAAGAAATCCCGATAACAATTTATTGAGGAAAACTGCATTAAACATATGCTTTGTCTTTCTTAGTTCAGGtcttgtacatagcagggagacacTAAACAAAACATGCAGAGGAAACTACCTtggaactacacagccaatcagagcatggGCTATGTCACTAAATATCTTGCCATCCACCTTGGTTGCTAAGGAACACCCTCACCCTTCCTCCCTCTTGGGTAGTTAACCTAACCCTAACAGAATTAACCCTCAAGGTTCAAATTGAATGATCCCAGCTGTTGTGTGCTATGGTccacaaatgatgatgatgattaaacaaGATGGTTCTTGCAGGGgactaacatacagtggtacctctggtttcaaacataattcgttccggaggtccgttcttaacctaaaaccacgcatgatttctgttctcatcctgaggtaaagttctcaacctgaggtactacttccgcgttagtggagcctgtaacccgaagtgtttgtaacccgaggtgtttgtaacccgaggtaccactgtataagggaggGGGATGAGAAtagaggaagaaaacaaacaagtGTGGGCACCAGTTCTTACAGCTACAAAGTTCTTAGGATGACCAGCTTGAATGGAAAATGTTTGGGAAGAGCTGGTCTCTGCAGAGCTGATGACCAGGTTTCCATCTAGCAGCCTGGGGAAGGAGGTTGTTGATGGAAAAGAAATTATGTCTGGCAAAAGAGCTTAAGACTGCTGCAGAAATGGGATAAAATGAGACAAGGATAGTCTTGTATTTAATAACTTGCCCAGTTGTCATGTCACTTGGTCAAGAAATTCAATCCTActacagcaggcacccccaaactcgcccgccaagttttgggactacaattcccatcatccctgaccactggtcctgttagctagggatgatgggagttgtagtccaaaaacatctggagggctgagtttggggattcaGGATTGAATTTCTTGATTCAGTTGAACTTCACAGTAAGGCTGGATTGAGTTGCTGTGCTATTTCAGACTATACACAAGCACAAAATATACCTTCTCTCTCCAAAACCCCTCCCCACTCCTGGCCCTCCCTCGTGATTTAATCTCAGTGCCATGAGCCATTTCAGCTATGGTCCCAGTATCCTCGGCGAAAGCTTCATGTACCTGATGGATCCCACCAGCATCCCACCAGTACATGCTGCCTTCAGTGCAAGGGCTACAAAGTCTGTCGGCCGTCATCCACCTTCACTGGTCCACGAGTAGACAGATACCACTGGGTCAACGCCAATCGATAATGATGGACAGCACCTCCCCACTAAGGCACTGGGGAAGAATAACTCTTTGGACAATATGTGGGAGGAAGCTGGAAGCTACACCAGGATGTTCAAATAAAGGTCTTCTTTCGAAGCATTTATTTCAACTCTTGCCTGTCACTGTCACCAGCTACTTCTTTTCTTATTTCGTTTGTGTTTGTGAAACCTTTTAAACTGATACACCTGAAGGCTAAAGATAACTTTTAATTGaatgcttttaatgtattttttatggcAAGACTGAAAATGGAACTGCCTAATGACAACTTTGTGGAAATCTTAAAAAGGAAATGAATTACTAATAAAATGtgcttgttttattaaaaaacccccaaacacctgcttttgtttttgttttgcttaggtTGGCTCAAGACCAAGagtggatgaatctgtcaattttggtttctcattccccgcccccccactcTTTTTAAGTTCCAGCTTTCCATGTTTCCAAGCTGGTGTGCagttattattactttttaaaggCCTCATgataattcattagcattttaaagcaaatttccTTAATATGCATGTGTTTTTATGCAATGTTGATTATGATACATACTTCTGGaaggcaatttcccctaaaacaatgcattttatgtacagtttacagtacagtggaaccttggtttctgaacatctcggaagtcaaacatttcaacttccaaatgccaaaaacccggaagtaactgctttggttttcgaaccattTTCTGAAGCGAAACATGCCATGCGGCTTcagttttgagtttccctattgtactgaggcttccgctttcagtttttggttttcgaacattttggaagtcttctggaacggattacgtttgaaaactgtACGTGCATTTTTGTAGACATAACTTGGCCAGAGAATGGCATTGCACTGCAGTCCTGCAGATAGCCTGGGCCTAAGCTGTATATGCTTTGTAAAGCTCAGATTATTTCTGTTGGCCCTTGATGTTTACACAGATCCCTTGAGAAACAGAAGTTTGTGTACTCATatatactcagtgcttttttgtttgtttgttaaaaaaatgaggtgctagtacagtggtgcctcgcaagatgaaattaatccgttccgcgagtctcttcgtcttgtggttttttcgtcttgcgaagcacggctattagcggcttagcggctattagcggcttagcggctttaagaaaaaggaaacaaactcgcaagaactcgcaagacgtttcgtcttgcgaagcaagcccatagggaaattcgtcttgcggaacgactcaaaaaacggaaaaccctttcgtctagcgagtttttcgtcttgcaaggcattcgtcttgcggggcaccactgtactcatatcTTCATAAAAGTGCTGTGGAGGCTgggacaaaatggctgccattggcAGCAAAAAAAATTAGACGTGGTGGTGTACTATACTGGTGATTACCACCACCAGAAAAACACTGCGTAGACCCCTGTCTCTAGCTGGTGCAGGGGGGCACAGGGGGGAAATGACCAGAGGGGGTGGTGCCCACAGCACTCTCTCAAGaatccaaatgtgcccacaaGTCTAAAAAGGTTGGTGACTCCTGCTGCGTGGGGAACACGTACAGAGTCTTGCTTCTTGACTCAGCAGCAAAATTTCTTGGCCTGGCACCACAGCTGCCCATAACTGTACTCTTGGGGCTATTAACATGAGAAATGCTTTCTTGGAAAGTGCCCATCCCTTGCCAAGTTAAAAGGCCAACGTAAATCGTTCCTCCCATGCAGGGAATATAAACACGGCTTACTCTCAGCGAGAAGGAAAGCTTTATCTGTTTGTTGGCTCGGTATGAATTCTGCTGTTGTGGCACAATGCTAGATATGTTTACTTGATTTGAAATAGATGTTTAAAGTGAGGGTTTGGGAGTGGGCCATTAGTTCCTAatggacaaaaaacaacaaccaaaaaacctGCTGATAAAAGTGTGGGGCAGGTAGGGAGCAAAATGCCTGCCAgtttggagtgtgtgtgcactgcCTTGTTGCAAATTCCTCCTGCAGGGCATGAATCATCCCACTGGACAATCGAGTCCTTTTCAGATTTGGTTTCAACTTTACTCGGGAAACTGTTACTGTGGCAGGGACATGTCTGAACAAGTGGTGGCAAAGTAGTAACGGAACACAAAGTTTAGGAGAGCAAAGTTTTTGCAGTGGGCTTTGAGGTTAGCCTTGTACTAATTTCATTTGCAACTCCCCAGTTTATCTCTACTTATCTTCATAGGTTGCCTGTCCCTACCCCATCAACAAGGTCCCCCCCCATCCTCCTCGCCCCCTTGTTCTAAAGATGCAACGATCCGAATGCCAAGCTGTGGCAAATGTTACTTTTTCCTGAAGCCAACGTGAATAAACCCTCAGAGTTGAGGTCAGCCACTAAATATATATTTGGTATTTCCTTCTAGCTTAATGTTGATAGCATTTTCAAGTGGAAGCAACAGGAAGATGGGCTAGGGAAGGAAGTATCTGGCATGATGTAATCAGAGACTCTTCAGCTTGTATTGCAGGGGGAATTGCTCAATGTCAGAGCATCTACCTTGCATGcgaaaggtcacaggttcaatcctcagcatctgcaggtagggctgagaattcTCCATACTCCATACTTGGAGAGCTGGGCTGGTGTGATCAGTCTtaccaatactgagctaggtggaccgaTGGCCTCACTagctataaggcagtttcctgggcTCAGTGTTTTCACCTGTAAATGGCAAAGGATGGGGCCTCCCTCCGATCTCCCTTTTAATCTCAGATTCCCACTaagcacagaccctccaagtgtccctattttccagggacagtcccgaatttacagaagccatcctggtttcgtgatttgatcctggaatgtactgcttttccttaggatgtccctattttcatcagacaaatgttggagagtatggagttgtGCGACCTTGTGAGCCAaggagtaactatacaacttttagaagacctctgaaggcagccctgtatagggaagttttttttttaaatgttcaatcTTTTGTTACGTTTTTATAtgcgttggaagccacccagagtggctggggcaacccagtgaaatgtgcagggtattattattattattattattattattattattattattaattatttaggatgcccctattttcattggagaaatattgtagGGTATGTAAGcattgatcactgcagatggtgaaagcagtcacgaaattaaaagactgctccttgggagaaaggtgatggcaaacctagacagcatcttaaaaagcagagacatcaccttgtcaacaaaggtctgtatagttaaagccatggttttcccagtagtgatgtatggaagtgagagctggaccataaagaaggctgatcgccaaagaatcgatgcttttgaattctggtgctggaggagactcttgagagtcccatgggctgcaagaagatcaaacctctccattcttaaggaaatcagttcagagtgctcactggaaggacagatcgtgaagctgaggctccaatactttggccacctcatgagaagagaagactccctggaaaagaccctgatgttgggaaagatggaggcagtggcgtagcgtggggggtgcagggggggccgcccgcaccgggcacaacatctggggttagggcaaatccacaggttagggggcgcaaatccacgggttagggggcgcaaattacttgccttgccccgggtgctgacaacccacgctacgccactggatggagggcacaaggagaaggggacgacagaggacgagatggttggacagtgttctcgaagctacaaacatgagtctgaccagactgtgggaggcagtggaagacaggagtgcctggcgtgttctggtccatggggtcacgaagaggcagacatgactaaacaactaaacaacaacaacatgtacgcATTGCCTTGGGAATGGTCTTTACCAGCCTTACTATGTTTGTGTGGGCCTCGCCATAACTAACCAATTATACTGAGAACTGGAATCCTTTGCTAATCATGTCCTGGTGACGGACTCTTGCCATCCTTGGCTTAAGCTGCAAGATGACATTACATTTGTTGCAGATGTACATTGGGGTAGAGGGAGAGAAAACAGGCAGCTATGTCAAGTCAAGCATTTGGGGGCGATTAGGCGTCTCcaatgctctttttctagaaaaaaaggatgccggaactcaccatgaacctcactctctaaaaatggcaatggtgcccatctgagaggcaCAATCCTAACTTGTTGCCTCTTTCACTCCTGCCCCCATTGCTTTTCTAAGACTCCATGGATTCATTCCAGCCTCCCCTTTTTGGCTTCTGCCACTTTCCTTTCCAGGGCTTTTATTTCCTTCAGCAGAGAGTCTTTCTCCAAGCCGATGGCCTTGAGCTCATCAAACAGTGAAGCTCCATCATCTCCACTCCTGGAGATGCACTCTTCCTCCTCTTGCAGGAGTGTCACCAGCTTCTCGTTGAGCACATCCAGCTTGTCTGCTGCTGCTTCGGGGGTGGTGTGGGGGTAACTGCTGGCCTGTGAGctaaggaaagggaggaagggtcAGGTCAGGCCTTATAATGATCTCTGGCCAAGCGAGCAGCCCGA is a window encoding:
- the BTG4 gene encoding protein BTG4; translated protein: MKDEIAATVFFITRLVKKHNVLTKQQMEKFASKLMAAMFEMYKSHWYPDKPSKGQAFRCIRINQFNPRDPLLERACLESNVDFSSLGLPKEMTIWVDPFDVCCRYGENNQPFTVAHFEEDKKDHDVPQLIRQAVDKAEALDCPSSICSDEEGATVEPQNIPTVSNPNSVYQCHEPFQLWSQYPRRKLHVPDGSHQHPTSTCCLQCKGYKVCRPSSTFTGPRVDRYHWVNANR